Proteins from a genomic interval of Haemorhous mexicanus isolate bHaeMex1 chromosome Z, bHaeMex1.pri, whole genome shotgun sequence:
- the LOC132322450 gene encoding coiled-coil domain-containing protein 171-like: MEAEHHGCSKILRLQADCLDFKNKQQEWLIKELERELSILLNLYQIMAKAQVLTKQTNVPVEELPWTELGALLHENVEALILNFHKANERISHLEYICKHKTDNMNNLQQNQEDAFEKMSEQLKAQKHLWQKEKQYLEEQFSNRLAEIQARTQECEETERKNRQKLFGLEKICKQLAHENSSMKNTLSNSHKDCSSLLAACALLSGALCSLYSQLCAMSCQRYILQEQVNQHQLLNQKIISLLYALPAVVERNQDEGRLRQRRAKHLVYVFRRAVIAVLAANRLRALAPYSCTFFVWTDGCRGSPGIQVCVGESRGRHPGPRFEEEGVDCIEALNWLTSSNLYTAIISSISELEDVLSRQDVHSWLSGHSLISAAGNCFAKLMGMLSVLLETVQGNTRGCRPYLERDSLIQRLAYGLHRVNAQALAAGLYDILPTTSLSNATEELRRRDQVLDHQKRLLKDTEQDQQRLQDQQQLQDQQRLQDQQQLQDQQQLQDQQRLQDQQRLQDQQWLQDQQQLQDQQWLQDQQRLQDQQQLQDQQRLQDQQRLQDQQRLQDQQRLQDQQRLQDQQQLQDQQQLQDQWWRQDQQRLQDQQQLEDQQ; the protein is encoded by the exons ATGGAGGCAGAGCACCATGGCTGCAGCAAGATCCTGAGGCTCCAGGCCGACTGTCTGGATTTCAAGAATAAACAGCAGGAGTGGCTCATCAAAGAACTGGAG agGGAGCTGTCCATCCTCCTGAACTTATACCAGATCATGGCAAAGGCCCAGGTGCTTACCAAACAGACAAATGTCCCTGTGGAAGAGTTACCTTGGACAGAGCTTGGTGCACTCTTGCATGAGAATGTTGAAGCCCTGATCTTGAACTTCCACAAGGCTAACGAGAGG ATATCTCACCTAGAATATATTTGCAAGCACAAGACTGACAATATGAACAACCTTCAGCAGAACCAGGAGGATGCTTTTGAGAAAATGTCTGAACAattaaaagcacagaaacatttatggcagaaagaaaagcaatatcTTGAAGAGCAGTTCTCAAATCGTCTTGCAGAAATTCAAGCCAGAACACAG GAATGTGAAGAAACAGAGCGGAAAAACAGGCAAAAACTGTTTGGCCTTGAAAAAATCTGCAAGCAACTGGCCCATGAAAACAGTTCCATGAAAAATACCTTATCAAATTCTCACAAGGATTGCTcatccctgctggcagcctgtgcaCTGCTGTCAGGGGCCCTGTGTTCTCTCTACAGCCAACTGTGCGCTATGTCCTGCCAAAGATACATTCTCCAGGAACAGGTGAACCAGCACCAATTACTGAACCAGAAGATCATCAGCCTCCTTTatgctctccctgctgtggtGGAAAGAAACCAAGATGAAGGCAGGCTAAGGCAGAGAAGAGCCAAGCACCTGGTTTATGTGTTCCGAAGAGCTGTGATTGCAGTTCTGGCTGCTAACAGGCTGAGAGCTCTGGCCCCATATTCTTGTACCTTTTTCGTCTGGACAGATGGATGCAGAGGAAGCCCTGGAATTCAAGTTTGTGTGGGAGAATCCAGAGGCAGGCATCCTGGGCCGC GTTTTGAAGAGGAAGGAGTTGACTGTATTGAAGCACTTAACTGGTTGACTAGCTCTAACCTCTATACTGCAATAATCAGCTCCATCTCAGAACTGGAGGATGTTCTCAGCAGACAAG ATGTACACTCCTGGCTTTCTGGACACTCACTTATCAGTGCAGCTGGGAACTGCTTTGCAAAACTGATGGGCATGCTGAGTGTACTGCTGGAGACAGTTCAAGGGAACACTCGTGGGTGCAGACCTTACCTGGAGAGGGACTCCCTGATACAGAGGCTGGCATATGGGCTCCACAGAGTAAAtgcccaggccctggcagcGGGATTGTATGACATACTGCCTACCACA AGCCTCTCTAATGCAACAGAGGAGCTGAGGAGAAGAGACCAAGTTCTGGATCACCAGAAGAGACTCCTGAAAGACACAGAGCAGGACCAGCAGCGGCTGCaagaccagcagcagctgcaagacCAGCAGCGGCtacaggaccagcagcagctacaggaccagcagcagctacagGACCAGCAGCGGCTGCAGGACCAGCAGCGGCTGCAGGACCAGCAGTGGCTGCaagaccagcagcagctgcaagacCAGCAGTGGCTACAGGACCAGCAGCGtctgcaggaccagcagcagctgcaggaccagCAGCGGCTGCAGGACCAGCAGCGGCTGCAGGACCAGCAGCGGCTGCAAGACCAGCAGCGGCTGCAGGACCAGCAGCGTCTTCaagaccagcagcagctgcaggaccagcagcagctacagGACCAGTGGTGGCGGCAAGACCAGCAGCGGCTGCAAGACCAGCAGCAGCTAGAGgaccagca GTAG